A genomic window from Flavobacterium azooxidireducens includes:
- the dcm gene encoding DNA (cytosine-5-)-methyltransferase, with product MDELLTLSEASEYISKSKETLRRWDNEGKLLAVREPMSNYRLYKKSDLDTLFGGFIDLKIKETVSNYVEPNHKYSVIELFAGAGGLAVGMEKAGLKCVALNDVDKWACQTLRNNRPNWNVLEGDIKQFDFTEYKDKVDVVTGGFPCQAFSYAGKKLGLNDARGTLFYEFARVVKEVNPPICIGENVRGLLSHENGKTLQGMISILDEIGYNVVPVQVLKAIHYNVPQKRERLILVGVRKDIDIQYDYPKPYKRIYNLSDALKKGDLFSSDVPKSEGSKYPKSKIEVLDLVPPKGYWRDLPLDIQKEFMGGSFHLGGGKTGIARRIGWDEPCLTLTCSPAQKQTERCHPEETRPFTVREYARIQTFPDDWQFAGSIAQQYKQIGNAVPVNLGKEVGYSIVKFLNEYYNLSKPK from the coding sequence ATGGACGAACTATTGACACTTTCTGAGGCTTCTGAATATATTAGTAAAAGTAAAGAAACATTACGAAGATGGGACAACGAAGGTAAACTACTTGCTGTTCGTGAACCGATGAGTAATTATCGTTTATACAAAAAATCAGACTTAGATACATTGTTTGGAGGCTTTATTGATTTAAAGATCAAGGAAACAGTTTCTAACTATGTTGAACCTAATCACAAATATTCAGTCATTGAACTTTTTGCAGGTGCGGGTGGTTTAGCAGTGGGTATGGAAAAAGCTGGCTTAAAATGTGTTGCTTTGAATGATGTTGATAAATGGGCTTGTCAAACCCTACGAAACAATCGTCCGAACTGGAATGTTTTGGAAGGCGATATTAAACAATTTGATTTTACGGAATACAAGGACAAAGTTGATGTCGTTACGGGTGGCTTTCCCTGCCAAGCGTTTAGTTATGCTGGTAAAAAACTTGGACTAAATGATGCAAGAGGAACACTTTTTTATGAATTTGCTAGAGTAGTGAAAGAAGTAAATCCACCTATTTGCATTGGTGAAAATGTTCGCGGCTTGTTGAGCCATGAAAATGGCAAAACCCTGCAAGGGATGATTTCCATTTTGGATGAAATTGGGTATAATGTTGTGCCGGTTCAAGTGCTAAAAGCAATTCATTATAATGTTCCTCAAAAGCGAGAGCGTTTGATTTTGGTAGGTGTTCGAAAAGATATTGACATACAATATGACTATCCAAAACCGTATAAACGCATTTACAATTTAAGCGATGCTCTGAAAAAAGGGGATTTGTTTAGCTCAGATGTTCCTAAATCGGAAGGTTCCAAATATCCTAAAAGTAAAATTGAAGTATTAGATTTAGTTCCGCCCAAAGGCTATTGGCGTGATTTACCCCTTGACATTCAAAAAGAATTTATGGGCGGTAGTTTTCATTTAGGCGGTGGGAAAACGGGTATTGCTCGCCGAATTGGTTGGGACGAACCGTGTTTGACTTTAACTTGTAGTCCTGCCCAAAAACAAACAGAACGATGTCATCCGGAAGAAACTAGACCTTTTACAGTGCGAGAATACGCAAGAATCCAAACGTTTCCTGATGATTGGCAATTTGCAGGTTCTATCGCTCAGCAATACAAACAAATTGGGAATGCGGTTCCGGTTAATTTGGGTAAAGAAGTGGGATATTCGATTGTGAAGTTTTTGAATGAGTATTATAATTTGTCGAAACCTAAATAG
- a CDS encoding Eco47II family restriction endonuclease, with translation MKNKYVDFISDQHFLECVANLHKAYTKAKNNLTKRNFYSNKVDTIKLTFDSKFNEIDEESLIKGEILRQIDKSINNSIGTFHEQILGGIKGFEVGKLSGFDIKANDDTLFADIKNKHNTMNSSSAEALFQKLARYADTYKKAKCYWVQILAKNSFCNLWHGEINGKEYSHSRVYKISGDQFYALLSGQEDAFFQLYKKLPLAVNDYLKSIENSSAITENSALEEINEEIKKTQRTVLNQITFENYSFYLGFDKL, from the coding sequence ATGAAAAACAAATATGTTGACTTTATATCCGACCAACATTTTTTAGAATGTGTAGCCAACCTACATAAAGCATACACCAAAGCGAAAAACAATTTAACAAAGAGGAATTTTTATAGTAACAAGGTAGATACCATCAAATTAACTTTCGATTCCAAATTCAATGAGATTGATGAAGAAAGTTTAATAAAAGGAGAAATCCTCAGACAAATTGACAAGTCTATCAATAATTCAATTGGTACATTCCACGAACAAATTTTAGGCGGAATAAAAGGTTTTGAAGTTGGAAAATTGAGTGGTTTTGATATCAAAGCAAATGATGATACCCTATTTGCAGATATTAAAAACAAGCACAACACGATGAACAGCAGTTCAGCAGAAGCACTGTTTCAAAAATTAGCCCGGTATGCTGATACCTATAAAAAAGCGAAATGTTACTGGGTACAAATTTTAGCCAAAAATAGCTTTTGTAATTTATGGCACGGTGAAATTAATGGTAAAGAATACAGTCATAGTCGAGTGTATAAAATTTCAGGTGATCAATTCTACGCTTTACTCTCCGGACAAGAAGATGCATTTTTTCAACTTTACAAAAAACTTCCTTTAGCTGTAAATGATTATTTAAAAAGTATTGAAAATTCAAGTGCAATCACTGAAAATTCCGCATTGGAAGAAATCAATGAAGAGATTAAAAAAACACAAAGAACAGTTCTAAATCAAATTACTTTTGAAAACTATAGTTTCTATTTAGGTTTCGACAAATTATAA